Genomic segment of Osmia bicornis bicornis chromosome 2, iOsmBic2.1, whole genome shotgun sequence:
GAATAATCGTTTTTTAGACAAAAGTGAAGGCAAAAGAAATGTTGACTTCCTGAATAATTTCTCAAAACTGTTAAACATAAATTCtgtgttttaatttaaaaagtgTAATTAATCTATTATTTCAACTAATTAAGAGATAAAAGGATTTTCGGGTATTAAAATCAAAGATAAGGAACCAAGTTAATATTAAAGTCATTAAAAAGTGACTAGTAGGTATTAAAATGTGCGTGATCAATATTTTTGTACAGATTATATCTTTTGTGGTTattgaaactaaaaataatcaattaaattagataGTTAAAGATATACATGTATAAAAAGTACACTTAACctgttttaatattaaaaaatatataactttagcttattaattataaacactTTTATTGTTGAAGTAGAAAAATGTGTTTGCTGTAGTTCGGTGTCTTCTGAACCCTTTAGCTGCGGAAATCAATTTTCTCCAAAACCACCTTAATACCtttttataagaaataaaaatacgttTCGATTAACATGTAGAAAagtatatagttccatttaaaaaagatAGGATGACCTTGAAATCGTTGAAATACCTCCACTTATTTCACCTGGTGTCCCATTCGACACCATTTAATTTTCCCTAATGAAGTTTTTCTCTATGCCCTACCATTTTAAAGATATAAGTTGACCCAGTTGTATGCCACACTCTGTGTAGTCTATAACAATGAAACACTCCAAGAATACGATCTCTTCTTCCTCAATAAAATTCATATCTACAGATATTGCACGTGCCACTTGCGTAGCGTGACAGACATGATATATTGTATACGAGGGCTATCACATTAAGAAAATAGACTATGTAACGTATTTTTTATATCACCTGGGAGTGGTTTAAAACATGATTAAGTATCagtaaatttattataattttttaatatttgacaattaatttataaaaaaaacaaaagtttATCCGCATTTCGTAGTCGATTTGAATAATTCTCATCCGCAGCTAAGGGGTTGACATTGTAGGCAGAAGGGAATTGTTAACGTTCACCGTCAGATGTGATTTCTAATAGATTAGAAGTATAACAAAGGGCAATGACATCACGGCATCTTCCGCAGAATGCAACGGCAGCAGTACGGCGAAAGGATCCGAAGATTTGAAACCTGAAACTGAAACAGATAGCAAAAATGGAAATGTTAATTGTCGTTTGTTGAACGAAAATCCAGAAGAGGGAACGCAAAAATGTATAGAAtgttcgttgaaaaatttgaacaacGATAgtgggaaaaaagaaaggaggtCGATTCTGTCTAAAATGTCTGAACATTTGGATCTCGATCTTCTGAAAGATAGCCGTTATGTCGCTGTGATATTaggtaattttaaataaaaaattctttataatgtaaatttaatatatttaggACTGCTAATTATTTAAGACGCAGAAATTATTTGGTTTTGTTTCGTTTGAAATAGGTATGGGAATATCTTTAGTTGCGGAAACCAACTTCAACGCCATGATTCCTTTTGTCCTGATGGAACTTTCCGGGCTGGATAGGACCTCTGTCGCGACCGTGATGTCAATTCAAGCGATTTCCGATATTACCGGACGACTTTGCGTTCCGCTTTTGGCACAGAAAATCGGCTGGACGTCCAGGAACCTTTACGTAGTATCATTGATAGGATCTACCCTTGGAAGGACCAGTACGTACAGCAACGTAAAATATTCGAAATGAGAAATCGACCCCTTCACGGCAACGAATTTATGATCTGCTGGGTGGGTTGATTTCAGCTTTATGGTAACTTATGTAAATCCAATGATAATGACGATCATTGGATCTACTGAATCgtttattgaataaccttgtccattaatatcatttaatcataattgccTTAAGCCTTTAATAGTTtgcaataatttataataatctaatacaataattatatttttctaacaaagtattatttgtttattttagtACTATCAACCTGGGGCGATAACTACATCGTGGTAGTAGGAGTTGCTCTAATTATTGGAGTTGCAAAAGGAACGAAAGCAGTCTTCCAAGCTTTGATCATTCCTGATTACGTGCCGCTAGAAAGATTGCCATCTGCATCTGGAATGCAAATGGTTTGCAACGGTATTCTATCTATCGCCGTGGGTCCAATCATAGGTAAGTAaatctatttattatttatacacAAGTTGTTCTTTGTACTATAAATTCTTATTTACATTTTAGGATTGGTACATGACTCAATGATGAGTTACGTAGGTGCTCTCCACTTCACTTCGGTTTTAAGTCTTTCCTGCGTTATCTTGTGGTACATAGGAGGACTTTGGAGGTTTAATAAGAGCTCAGTGAATCTTAATAGCAAAAATGAAACGGTGCCGGTGCAAGAAGAAGTTGAGattaatgtataaataattaattataagatTTGACTGAATGTAAGTAGAATTTTCGTTTAAAATGAGAATGTTGAACTTTCAAAAGAGTATCGATTATATACAACATAAAACCAAATAAGGAATGTTTATTAAGAATTTTGTAATTCCTTTTATTATTCGCAAAGTATCGCATTGTAATATAACATTGCATTAATTATTAGCTATCCATAAGATATAacaaatcatgaaaattaaacatGTATATATCTAAAAATtgttgttttttattatttaataacatgATAACATACTACTTTTCGATTTTTAACCTagattctattttctttttttcttatgaATTATTCTACTTactatgtataatattatagtatattctattgtaattttactttgatattGTAAGAATcatgaataaaattgaattatttaaaatatctcAGATCGTATTATTCCTTCCACTAACGAGAGTAACTACTCAAGTATTACGCCCACTTATTAATCAAAATTTGCCACCTTATAATACTCGTCCAAAGGTTCAAATTCCAGgcttttatttgtttttttggCCCCCTGGCGGCAAAAGTacgaactaaattttcgacgttgaatcagcgccctctgggagcgaaaaaaggaactaaatcactctcaatttctggccctctggcggcaaaaatgtgaactaaaacttcgatgtcgaatcagcgccctctggtgtcgaaaaaaggaactaaatcttgctcaatttctggccctctggcggcaaaaatgtgaactaaaacttcgatgtcgaatcagcgccctctggtgtcgaaaaaaggaactaaatcttgctcaatttctggccctctggcggcaaaaatgtgaactaaaatttcgatgtcagatcagcgccctctggtgtcgaaaaaagaaactaaatcttgctccatttctggccctctggcgggaaaaatgtgaactaaaatttcgatgtcgaatcagcgccctctggtggcgaaaaaaggaactagaTCTTG
This window contains:
- the LOC123987642 gene encoding monocarboxylate transporter 14-like — its product is MSPSEADRGWAWMIVVAVTIINLAILPIQQCFGLIFSERFYSLGITATQTSLIFHLNGTITCSLGLISGPMMKRFSFRKVALFGGLTVAVGIGITAFAVSVPAIIISYCIIVGAGHGIMFPATNLAMNTYFRKKRNMAMGFSVTLTGLGPILMPLLIAKLLEHYATSGTLLILAGIAIHSFIGASLLKPFHEKEIRSITKGNDITASSAECNGSSTAKGSEDLKPETETDSKNGNVNCRLLNENPEEGTQKCIECSLKNLNNDSGKKERRSILSKMSEHLDLDLLKDSRYVAVILGMGISLVAETNFNAMIPFVLMELSGLDRTSVATVMSIQAISDITGRLCVPLLAQKIGWTSRNLYVVSLIGSTLGRTILSTWGDNYIVVVGVALIIGVAKGTKAVFQALIIPDYVPLERLPSASGMQMVCNGILSIAVGPIIGLVHDSMMSYVGALHFTSVLSLSCVILWYIGGLWRFNKSSVNLNSKNETVPVQEEVEINV